The sequence GAGAAAATTTGGTGTTTGGAAAAACAGCATGTCTGAATCCAGCACCAACTTCCATCCTCTAGACCCTACATGCACATCTGTTAACTTACGAATATTAGGGTAATTTTGGCGGCGTTCTCGCAGATAAGGAAATTTACTTTCAGGAAGATTAGTTTCAATACAAGCATCAAGTTCAGGTTTTAAAAGTATTTTGGCATGAGGAAAAATTCTTTTGATTGCTTGACAATGATGTATGTTGAGCGAGCCGTCATCATAAATAATAGGACGAATTGAAAAGGGAGAATGTTGAGCAAAAGAGTAGGCACAAAAGCAAGTTTGATCCCAAAACTTTTTACCAGTTAAAAAGTAAATATCTAAAATTCGCTCTGAGGAAGATGTTGTCGGCAGATTATAAGCCTGCTTTTCCATCTGCTTACGAGTATAGGCATCCCATGCCATATTCGATATACCCCGACGTTCACATTCTTTGAGAAAACTTTTAGGTCTGAAATAGGCGTGATATGCAATCTTGCCGAACTGCCATTTTTTGGCAAGATTAAATAAAGAAGCTGGCATCGAAGTCAACAGCATACTATATGTTTAATGCTAGTTAATTTGAAACTATGGAAAGATTTTGAATTAAATTCTTTAATTCTGGAGGTGTCAGAGTTCTCACTGTTGAATAATCCGGTCGCCAATGCCGAAAAAACCAAGCAGCATTCTTTATGCCAATAATTTTAGCTAAAGTTTGAAAACTTCTCCCTCCCAGCGTTTGGATATTTCCTTTAGGTGCTTGCTTCCAGATATTAAGCAGGTGGCGTTCATATTCCCTACTGAAGTTTTTTGGTAAGGAACGATAGGAAGCAAAAGCAGACTCACCAACTTGTCTTCTAGCAGCCAAAGTTGATTCTTCGATTGGACAATTTTTCACGAATGACAACATTAAAATTAGAGCAGCAATCCCTAATTTTTCCCAGTGAGCAGTTAGTCTTTCTTGCTCATGTCGCAAATATAGACTCATGTAACCATCCACTTTAACAATTTTAGCCGGATAAATTATTAGGTTATAGTATAGCCAAACTTCCCCAATTGAACCAAATATTCTATGTTCTTGAATTAGTGGTTTTTTAAGAAATTGGGTTAAGTAATCTCTTCTATAAATAAGATTACTTGAACAAGGTTGCAGCTTTAAATACAATTCTGGAGCAGAATTAACAATTGGCAAGATTCGATTCGATTGTGGAGCCAACGAATTATCAGCATTGACATAGAGAGTTACTTCATCGGTATAACAAACATCTGCACCTGATTCGTTTAGTTTGGCCACTTGGGAAATCAGCTTATCTGGGTGAACCAAATCATCGGAATCAATAAACATCACATATTGTCCTTGTGCGTTCCACAAACCATTATTTTTGGCAATCACACATCCCTGATTCTCCTGTCGAATAAAACGCAAAGGCAAATTCAAGAACCCAGATAGTTCATTCTCCAGTGGATTACGGGAACCATCATCCACAATTATCACCTCAACATCAAGATGATGAATTGCTTGCTTGATACTTTCAAGAGTAGTTTTTAATAAATCAATGCGTTCGTAAGCTGGGATAACAATCGATAATTCTGTAAAATTGTCCATAAACTTAGTACCAGAATAATTGAACGTTAATCAAGTAAAATTTCATAAAAATCGCCCAAAACTATATCAAGTCTTGGGCAATAATTTTCCGAAGAAACTAAGTTGGTATAATTGTAATGCAAGTTACGTGAAACAAACTATTTAATCATAGCTATTTCCGACTCGAACTGACGATGAATCAAATTAGGATTAAATTCATTACGTGAAACAAACCGAGTTTGTTCTGACATTTTTTCCCAAGTTTGCTTTCTGGAAATTTGCAGTAATACTTCTAAAAGTTTTGTCTCATCCATTTCATTTAAATAACAAAGCCAATCGTGCTTAACTGCCCAATCTGACAATGCTGTATTAGATGGGGTTAGTATTAGCATTGGCATTCCTAGATTAGCAAATTCAATCAACTTACTTGGGAAGCTATTTAGCCAAGGAAACTCTTTATCTTGTTCAAAAGGATAACCTACTAAAATACAAGATGCGTTTTTGGCTAAAAAATCAAGAGCTTGATCATTTGTAGCTAGGGGTTCTTGAAATTGGATATTTGGACATTCTTTTAAGCTTTCCAGCGGCTCATCATTTTGAGAACTGGTGATTAAAATTAAAGTTCCTTTAATCTTTTCCAGAGTTTTAGCAATTCTTTTCAGAGTTACAGAAAACTTGGGATATATAGTGCCTGCGTAAGCAACAACTGGCTGTTTAAAGTTGTCCGACCAATCAATAAAATTTTGATTTCTTTCACTACCAATTGGCAGTAAAACACTTTGTTTGCGAGGATTGGACAATTTTATAGTTTCGCCAAGCCTAGCAGAAACTGGCCAGATTCTTGTTGATTGCTCTAAAATATTTTGTTTATATTTCCGAATTAAAGAGCGATTAGGGACAGGAGAAAATAACTCCCAATCATCATGAACAATTACTGATAAGGGAATATTCCAACTTTTAGATATAGCCGCTGCCAGTAAAGAGTAATAATCCCAAAGAACTGTTAATATTGCTGATGGTCTATCTTCCGAGAAAAGTTTATTGCATTCCCGTTTCCATAGATGAAGTCGTAGTTCAAGGGAACCAGGAATTTTCTCTCTCACAGGAGGCCACCACAAACGACGATCAGGTAAAGCAATGATTCTCCATGATTCAGGAAAGTTTGTATTCAGAGCTTTTTGCTCTGAAGAAACAACAGAAATTTTCCAATTTGAATCCTCAAGGCGCTGAAGATGTCTATATAAAATAGCTGAACCACTAAAGCTTTGTTTGGGAATAACTCCACCGATATATAAAATATGATTTTTGGGCGACATGCTGAAGATTATCTGTTTTTAGAATATGAATTCATTGAGAATGATTCAATTTTGAATTTGACAAGAAGCGTAATTTAACTTGTTACCTGCAGCTATTTCCAGAAACCGATAGCCAAAAGCTTGTACTTCATCAAAATTGACTTTTTTAGCAATTGCTTCTTGTTCTAAGTCAGGGCCTGGCTGTAAATTTTTCCACCAATCAGCTAAAATATCAGCTAAATTTTCAGGCGAGTTGCGATCAAAAAAGATGCTGTTGGGAGGATTCTGCTCAAAATGAACAGATAAGTCTGAAATCGCTATTTTCTTGCCAAAGCATCTGGCATCCTCAACAATAGTACTCCATCCCTCAAAAAGAGATGGTTGAATGACTGCTAATGAACGTCTGATTAACTGTATTTGATCAGTTTTGGGAATTAAACCCATCAGATAAACTTGGTTAGAAATCCCTAAGGTATGAATGGTTTGTAAAATCGTATCTGAATAATCAGGTTTACGGAAATCATAGATATGACCCGTACAAACAATAATCGGATATATAGAATTTTCTTGCAGAAGCTTTAAAGCCTTCAAGACAGTTAAATGGTTTTTGTGCTGCCAAAATTGATTGCTAATAATAAAAAAGCGATCTGGTAAATTGTAATGGAGTTGGGTTTTTAATGGGTCTTGTTCATACCACGTCGATTTGGGAAAACTTTTAAAAGGAAGAGTTACTGTTTTTTGAGTAGCTTTTGGAAAAAGCTCGTGAAAGTCGGATTCAGCAGTTTTACTGCTAAGAACAACTAGAGGTGCTTGTTGGGCAATTTTTGCAAAATATTGATCTGTTTCTTGAAGATGTGATTCGCTAAAAAAATGCGGCAAGTGTTTATGCTGAAAATCGGGTATCCAAGCAGCAGAACGAAGAGGTAGACGTGAATTATAATTTCCCAGATAAGGATAAATGAAATCAAACTTTTCTTGAGAAAAGAAATCACTCCATCTAGGGTTTTCTTGGTTGAATAATTTGCTAGTAACTTTCCAACGAATCCGATTTAGGAGTGTGATTGGCGGGAGATGGTCTTCTAGAAGATAAATAGTGTGTAGATAGGGAGAAATTTGATTGAGTAAGCTATCTTGTAGTTTTCCATCACAGATGAGGCAAAGCTCAAATGTTGAACGAACTTCCGTGGGTAAGCTACCCAATGCCAAAATAATATTTTTAATATATTCTGTGCCGCCAACCCAGCGAGGGTCGTCGTTAATAAATAATCCAATTTTTAGTGTTTTATTCATACACCTACTAGCTCCGCACGACACCAAGTAGCAAAAGTTTTGATTCCTTTTTCCAGAGATACAGTAGGAGTAAATCCTAAAGATTGTAGCTTGGAAATATCAGCCTGCCAGTTAAGGGGATTACCAACAGGAACAATACCATCGAAATTCAAAGTACAATTCAGTCCCAAAGCATCTATAGTTAATTTCGCTAATTCGTCAATATAAACTTCTCGACCATTGGCGAGGTTATAAACTTCTCCTTGCATTGGTGCAGATTCAGCGACGACATTTAA is a genomic window of Fortiea contorta PCC 7126 containing:
- a CDS encoding glycosyltransferase family 2 protein, coding for MDNFTELSIVIPAYERIDLLKTTLESIKQAIHHLDVEVIIVDDGSRNPLENELSGFLNLPLRFIRQENQGCVIAKNNGLWNAQGQYVMFIDSDDLVHPDKLISQVAKLNESGADVCYTDEVTLYVNADNSLAPQSNRILPIVNSAPELYLKLQPCSSNLIYRRDYLTQFLKKPLIQEHRIFGSIGEVWLYYNLIIYPAKIVKVDGYMSLYLRHEQERLTAHWEKLGIAALILMLSFVKNCPIEESTLAARRQVGESAFASYRSLPKNFSREYERHLLNIWKQAPKGNIQTLGGRSFQTLAKIIGIKNAAWFFRHWRPDYSTVRTLTPPELKNLIQNLSIVSN
- a CDS encoding glycosyltransferase family 1 protein: MSPKNHILYIGGVIPKQSFSGSAILYRHLQRLEDSNWKISVVSSEQKALNTNFPESWRIIALPDRRLWWPPVREKIPGSLELRLHLWKRECNKLFSEDRPSAILTVLWDYYSLLAAAISKSWNIPLSVIVHDDWELFSPVPNRSLIRKYKQNILEQSTRIWPVSARLGETIKLSNPRKQSVLLPIGSERNQNFIDWSDNFKQPVVAYAGTIYPKFSVTLKRIAKTLEKIKGTLILITSSQNDEPLESLKECPNIQFQEPLATNDQALDFLAKNASCILVGYPFEQDKEFPWLNSFPSKLIEFANLGMPMLILTPSNTALSDWAVKHDWLCYLNEMDETKLLEVLLQISRKQTWEKMSEQTRFVSRNEFNPNLIHRQFESEIAMIK
- a CDS encoding glycosyltransferase; this encodes MNKTLKIGLFINDDPRWVGGTEYIKNIILALGSLPTEVRSTFELCLICDGKLQDSLLNQISPYLHTIYLLEDHLPPITLLNRIRWKVTSKLFNQENPRWSDFFSQEKFDFIYPYLGNYNSRLPLRSAAWIPDFQHKHLPHFFSESHLQETDQYFAKIAQQAPLVVLSSKTAESDFHELFPKATQKTVTLPFKSFPKSTWYEQDPLKTQLHYNLPDRFFIISNQFWQHKNHLTVLKALKLLQENSIYPIIVCTGHIYDFRKPDYSDTILQTIHTLGISNQVYLMGLIPKTDQIQLIRRSLAVIQPSLFEGWSTIVEDARCFGKKIAISDLSVHFEQNPPNSIFFDRNSPENLADILADWWKNLQPGPDLEQEAIAKKVNFDEVQAFGYRFLEIAAGNKLNYASCQIQN